One Gossypium hirsutum isolate 1008001.06 chromosome A11, Gossypium_hirsutum_v2.1, whole genome shotgun sequence genomic window carries:
- the LOC107958335 gene encoding secreted RxLR effector protein 161-like — translation MKVARSKEGLVINQRKYVLDLLKKTGFLGCKSADTLMEASLIFNKEDGTLVDREKFQRLAGKLIYLSLTRTDIAFLVNMISQHMTNPTEEHMAAANRILKYLKKTPGHGLMFKKTQNKTVKIFTNSSWAGDLTERRSTSGYCTFVWGNLTTWRSEKQSVISRSSAEAKFRALALGICEGIWLLKLLKELDTNQEDHFEVLCDNQSAIQIAKNPVQQD, via the coding sequence ATGAAGGTGGCAAGATCAAAAGAAGGACTTGTGATCAACCAAAGaaagtatgtacttgatttactcaAAAAAACTGGTTTTCTTGGTTGTAAGTCAGCTGATACACTAATGGAGGCAAGCTTAATATTCAACAAAGAAGATGGGACCTTAGTAGACAGAGAGAAATTTCAAAGATTAGCTGGAAAACTAATTTACTTATCCTTGACGAGGACAGATATAGCCTTTCTTGTAAATATGATAAGTCAACACATGACTAATCCTACTGAAGAGCATATGGCAGCAGCAAATAGAATTCTTAAGTACTTGAAGAAAACTCCAGGACACGGCTTAATGTTTAAGAAGACACAAAACAAAACTGTTAAGATTTTTACAAACTCTAGTTGGGCCGGAGATCTCACTGAAAGAAGATCCACTAGTGGCTACTGCACTTTTGTTTGGGGTAACCTTACAACTTGGAGAAGTGAAAAACAATCTGTCATTTCAAGAAGTAGTGCTGAAGCTAAATTTAGAGCACTAGCTTTAGGAATATGCGAAGGAATTTGGCTACTTAAGTTACTAAAAGAACTTGACACTAATCAGGAGGATCACTTTGAAGTTTTGTGTGATAATCAATCTGCCATTCAGATTGCTAAGAACCCAGTTCAACAGGACTGA